In a genomic window of Candidatus Tumulicola sp.:
- a CDS encoding error-prone DNA polymerase, which translates to MYAELHAWSNFTFLDGASHPEELVDRAADLGLAAVALTDRDGLYGMVRFAARAKERGIPAIVGSELTFEDGARIVLLVADAPGYGNLCELISLAQLRGAKGDARLRLEDLAGRCDGLIALSGGAEGRAERALAGGNPERAEHELRTLKTSFGDRLYVELQHHLTPADAGRNQRMAALAARLGIACVATNGVVYAVKDDARLSDILTCVRHGTTIDAAHADHLLRSNAEFHLKAARAMRRLFVRYPDAVVRSVEIAKRCSFRLERITGQFPLFPVEDGKTRQSYLRELVYRGAAERYGSPLASDVERQLEYELGMVAHMDLAGYFLIVWDIVRKAGELGVLCQGRGSAANSAVCYSLGITAVDPIGMQLLFERFMSEERKEIPDIDIDFAHQDREKIIQYVYERYGRSNAAMTAEVIAYRTRSALRDVGKALGLRLAEVDALAKEYDALESLEDVTGALSGETAKRLYAICLRLKGFPRHMGIHSGGMVLTRDPLVRVAPIEWATMRDRTIIQWDKDDLQDLGLIKIDLLGLGMLSLLREAFSLHERCYGTSLALHTIPADDKPTYEMIQKADTVGVFQIESRAQQSMLPRMKPACFYDIVMQVAIIRPGPIQGDMIHPFLRRRAGLEPVTYPHPKLKPVLERTMGVPLFQEQGMRMAIEAAGFTAGEADRLRRAMGHKRSRHRMLEIYPRLVDGMVENGIDRAAAEQLFHMLEGFADYGFPESHAASFALLAYASAYVKCRFPAIFAAAILNVQPMGFYSTEVLVNDARRHGVVIKPVRVNSSEYWSYVDDEGALRIGFHVIRGLGQVQRNRLEAALTGGVFADMLDFAHRTRLEKEALENLAVAGAFSPWYPKRREAMWALRALDEREARGELGKLMDVEEPAAVFAGLAPRQTAAFDLWSTGITPQSQAMAHFREELRARNVVTAAGLSELKGNQICRVGGLVITRQRPGTAKGFVFLTLEDETGLVNVIVRPDVFERYRRVIRASSMLIVEGKLQKELGSVDVLAQRAYAFDGGGIADGIHARNFR; encoded by the coding sequence ATGTATGCCGAGCTGCACGCGTGGTCGAATTTTACGTTTTTAGACGGCGCATCGCACCCCGAAGAGCTGGTCGACCGGGCCGCCGATCTCGGCCTGGCTGCGGTCGCGCTGACCGACCGCGACGGGCTGTACGGGATGGTGCGCTTCGCTGCCCGAGCCAAGGAGCGCGGCATTCCGGCCATCGTCGGCAGCGAGCTGACGTTTGAAGACGGCGCACGCATCGTGCTGCTGGTCGCGGATGCTCCCGGCTACGGAAACTTGTGCGAGCTGATCTCACTGGCACAACTACGGGGTGCCAAGGGCGACGCACGCCTGCGTCTCGAAGATCTGGCCGGTCGTTGCGATGGGCTGATCGCGCTCTCGGGCGGTGCCGAAGGCCGCGCGGAACGGGCGCTGGCCGGCGGCAACCCGGAGCGTGCCGAGCACGAGTTGCGCACCCTCAAGACGTCCTTCGGCGACCGTCTGTATGTGGAGTTGCAACATCACCTAACGCCGGCCGACGCCGGCCGCAACCAACGAATGGCTGCGCTCGCCGCCCGGCTCGGCATCGCGTGTGTGGCGACCAATGGGGTGGTGTACGCCGTCAAAGACGACGCGCGGTTATCCGACATCCTAACGTGCGTGCGGCACGGCACGACCATCGATGCCGCGCATGCAGACCACTTACTGCGTTCGAACGCAGAATTTCATCTTAAAGCGGCACGCGCGATGCGCCGCTTATTCGTGCGCTATCCCGATGCCGTCGTACGCAGCGTCGAAATCGCAAAGCGTTGCTCGTTCCGTTTGGAACGCATCACCGGACAGTTTCCGCTCTTTCCGGTCGAAGACGGCAAAACGCGGCAATCGTATTTGCGCGAACTCGTCTATCGCGGGGCGGCGGAACGATATGGGTCGCCGTTAGCGTCCGACGTCGAGCGTCAGCTAGAATACGAACTCGGGATGGTGGCGCACATGGATCTGGCCGGCTACTTCTTGATCGTCTGGGACATCGTACGGAAGGCCGGCGAATTGGGCGTGCTCTGCCAAGGTCGCGGCTCGGCGGCGAACTCGGCGGTATGCTATTCGCTCGGCATTACCGCCGTCGATCCGATCGGCATGCAGTTGCTGTTCGAACGCTTCATGTCCGAAGAGCGTAAAGAAATCCCCGATATCGACATCGACTTCGCGCACCAAGACCGCGAAAAAATCATACAATACGTCTACGAGCGCTACGGGCGCTCCAACGCCGCCATGACGGCCGAAGTCATCGCCTATCGAACGCGTTCGGCGTTGCGCGATGTGGGCAAGGCGCTCGGCCTGCGCTTGGCGGAGGTCGACGCGCTGGCCAAAGAATACGACGCGTTGGAATCGCTCGAAGACGTCACCGGCGCGCTTTCGGGAGAAACGGCCAAACGGCTGTACGCGATTTGCTTGCGGCTCAAAGGCTTTCCCCGCCATATGGGCATCCATTCGGGCGGAATGGTGCTAACGCGCGATCCGCTAGTTCGCGTCGCACCGATCGAATGGGCGACGATGCGCGATCGTACCATCATTCAATGGGACAAGGACGATCTGCAAGACCTCGGATTGATCAAGATCGACCTGCTGGGTTTGGGGATGCTGTCGCTGCTGCGTGAAGCGTTCTCCTTGCACGAACGCTGCTACGGGACGTCGCTGGCGCTGCACACGATTCCGGCGGACGACAAACCGACCTACGAGATGATTCAGAAAGCCGATACTGTCGGCGTCTTTCAAATCGAGTCGCGCGCGCAGCAGTCGATGCTGCCGCGCATGAAGCCCGCGTGTTTTTACGACATCGTCATGCAGGTCGCGATCATCCGTCCCGGGCCGATTCAAGGCGACATGATCCATCCGTTTTTACGCCGTCGCGCGGGATTGGAACCGGTCACGTATCCCCATCCCAAGCTCAAACCAGTGCTGGAACGCACGATGGGCGTGCCGCTCTTTCAAGAGCAAGGGATGCGCATGGCGATCGAAGCGGCCGGCTTTACGGCCGGCGAGGCCGACCGGTTGCGACGCGCCATGGGCCACAAACGTTCGCGCCACCGGATGCTGGAGATCTATCCGCGCCTGGTCGACGGCATGGTGGAAAACGGCATCGACCGTGCCGCTGCCGAGCAGTTGTTTCACATGCTCGAGGGATTCGCCGATTATGGTTTTCCCGAATCCCATGCGGCGAGCTTCGCGTTACTGGCCTACGCTTCGGCCTACGTGAAATGCCGGTTTCCGGCGATCTTTGCTGCCGCAATTCTCAACGTGCAACCGATGGGATTCTATTCGACCGAAGTGCTGGTCAACGACGCCCGGCGACACGGCGTCGTCATCAAGCCGGTGCGCGTAAACTCGAGCGAATACTGGTCGTACGTCGACGACGAAGGTGCGCTTCGAATCGGGTTCCACGTGATTCGCGGTCTCGGTCAGGTGCAGCGCAACCGGCTCGAAGCAGCACTGACGGGCGGTGTCTTTGCAGATATGCTCGATTTCGCGCACCGGACTCGGTTAGAAAAAGAAGCGCTCGAAAATCTCGCGGTGGCGGGTGCGTTTTCGCCCTGGTATCCGAAGCGTCGCGAAGCGATGTGGGCGTTGCGCGCGCTCGACGAGCGCGAGGCGCGCGGCGAACTCGGCAAGCTGATGGACGTCGAAGAACCCGCGGCGGTGTTTGCCGGCCTCGCCCCGCGGCAAACGGCGGCGTTCGATTTATGGTCGACCGGTATCACGCCACAAAGCCAAGCGATGGCGCATTTTCGCGAGGAGTTGCGCGCGCGAAACGTCGTGACGGCTGCCGGTTTGTCCGAGCTCAAGGGCAATCAGATCTGTCGCGTCGGCGGTTTGGTGATCACGCGCCAGCGCCCCGGCACCGCCAAGGGTTTCGTCTTTTTAACCCTCGAGGACGAAACCGGACTCGTCAACGTGATCGTTCGGCCGGACGTTTTCGAACGGTATCGCCGCGTGATTCGCGCGTCGTCGATGCTGATCGTCGAAGGCAAACTGCAGAAGGAGTTAGGTTCCGTCGATGTGCTGGCACAGCGTGCGTACGCCTTCGACGGCGGCGGCATCGCCGACGGCATTCACGCTCGGAATTTCCGCTAG